A section of the Castanea sativa cultivar Marrone di Chiusa Pesio chromosome 12, ASM4071231v1 genome encodes:
- the LOC142621040 gene encoding peroxisomal membrane protein 11-4, whose protein sequence is MKNDTVDKLVIFLAKRDGIDKLVKTFQYVSKLVHWQTEATHPEIANRIKQWEVASGLSRKAFRTGRFLTGFNALRRSPGSTPTFKFLAVLANAGEMIYFFFDHFLWLSRIGTLDPKLARKMSFISAFGESFGYIFFIISDFIIIREGLEAEKKLVTSKEESKDAKENIRKIKADRVMRLMAVAANVADLVIGVADIEPNPFCNHAVSLGISGLVSAWAGWYRNWPS, encoded by the coding sequence ATGAAGAATGACACAGTAGACAAGTTAGTCATCTTCCTAGCAAAGAGAGATGGCATTGACAAGCTTGTCAAGACCTTCCAATATGTCTCCAAACTTGTTCATTGGCAAACTGAAGCCACACACCCGGAAATCGCTAATAGAATCAAGCAATGGGAGGTTGCCTCAGGGCTTAGCCGAAAAGCCTTCAGGACTGGCCGGTTTCTTACTGGCTTCAATGCTCTAAGAAGAAGTCCTGGCTCAACTCCTACTTTCAAATTCCTAGCAGTTCTTGCTAATGCAGGTGAAATgatctatttcttttttgaccACTTTCTATGGTTATCAAGAATTGGTACTTTGGACCCCAAGCTAGCAAGAAAGATGAGCTTCATATCAGCATTTGGTGAGTCTTTTGgctatattttctttattatatctgATTTCATTATTATTAGAGAGGGACTAGAGGCAGAGAAAAAGCTTGTCACTTCaaaagaagaatcaaaggatgctAAAGAGAATATAAGAAAGATTAAAGCTGACAGGGTGATGAGGCTGATGGCAGTGGCAGCTAATGTTGCTGACTTGGTTATAGGAGTGGCAGATATTGAACCCAACCCTTTTTGCAACCATGCTGTTAGCCTTGGGATTAGTGGATTGGTCTCTGCATGGGCTGGATGGTACAGAAATTGGCCCTCATAA